From the genome of Osmerus eperlanus unplaced genomic scaffold, fOsmEpe2.1 SCAFFOLD_730, whole genome shotgun sequence, one region includes:
- the LOC134015630 gene encoding LOW QUALITY PROTEIN: NHS-like protein 2 (The sequence of the model RefSeq protein was modified relative to this genomic sequence to represent the inferred CDS: inserted 3 bases in 2 codons; deleted 9 bases in 8 codons), protein KTHSDLDASLPQSPLDSLGPSSSTSLGLMDHSSTLLCSSSPSSSWNGPPGSTFSPGAWNEAYSYTAEERGRGNAVGCQRQQGTLGNVVGTGDRGRQLSSQSYSGSFASETSSVHLRGGAGVTMAMMMGIGRRSENRGRRSDRPGVGGRCXRERSARSIAAANAFKFRERSLSTPTDSESFCSADNVSGAATRSVMLVTDHRHLHHLLHPDRGESYALLYPSGSSEDGRSVENLSVTGVDFTGSEGRLRLRSRSISLKKPKRKPPPPVRSVSLMKNLSDGDRRRVASEERLYRDGRPKSLHIPRGELLQDFQPDFLLPVSAGPKPQLEAPHLGHGGLEHPPTLEVQATDRESELSFSEHWQLGEWKSNDPYRSLSGSSTATGTTVIECMKVRGSSESLLDSPATSRATSPSQLSIEAETKASSPFRPPGLLSPSSGYSSQSETPTPTVPTSQMAGTPTGLASTPGCKMRPKIPERKSSLPATSPRDPAARSRLSFEMPGNAHLELSSLKPKQKAGRRHSDTSTASKPGKVAPPTAASSSALPVVSQIELRNIRLRSVSRSDLEDFPDGASDTIEEEQGRDLSPPPVAPKTKPPVAVKPPLPKRPVNLLFKAPLPHPPPPSPPTPPPASPVDRPTPVGNIYKVMRRPKPKRPPRSDSPEPIRTHPPSPPTNPPSSPTPSPLYDLPPLPDPQPLLEDPTLEPEFDPDTELRLGPEDGGSLPSPCSQESQELQDKSKTLPSRMTISCLAELEKKKDQGKDNFPDPLSSRFLRRSPKKPNVLLLPCSGHAXTAPPDRPASQTDSPGDLRSPGGMFPPEEPPGKEENQEGAGVEEEESSKESSLQDSSLTELGEKETDVTGTDDAAQDSQSAVSERMELHISEETDDHVTAHTPTTHTTEDLFTIIHRSKRRVLGRKEPTDSFGSRQSLVSPVKHSGGQRRGAVASSPRSSSRNDTFMALLQKKGGLGPAGAAGRVSAAELLRSTNPLARRVTEFSNTPRRGGGGPPGPIRAWTREEARGPGSDSRSLDDTQRDRLRWLFWKDHFLTVSTLPR, encoded by the exons tcggcccctcctcctccacctccctggggTTGATGGAccattcctccaccctcctctgctcctcctctccctcctcgtctTGGAACGGGCCCCCTGGATCCACCTTCTCCCCTGGCGCCTGGAACGAGGCCTACAGCTACACagcagaggaaagaggaagaggaaacgcCGTGGGGTGTCAGAGGCAGCAGGGGACTCTGGGAAATGTAGTCGGGACGggggacagaggcaggcagcTGAGTTCCCAGTCGTACTCCGGCTCATTCGCGTCCGAAACGTCCTCCGTCCACCTGAGGGGCGGGGCCGGCGTAACCATGGCGATGATGATGGGCATCGGGAGGAGGAGCGAGAACCGAGGGCGCCGTAGCGACcggcccggggtcggggggaggT GACGGGAGAGGTCGGCGCGTTCCATCGCCGCGGCCAACGCCTTCAAGTTCCGGGAACGTTCTCTCTCGACCCCGACCGACTCTGAGTCCTTCTGCTCTGCCGACAACGTCAGCGGGG CGGCAACGAGAAGCGTGATGCTGGTGACGGACCACcggcacctccaccacctcctccacccagaccgGGGGGAGAGCTATGCACTCCTCTACCCCAGCGGGAGCTCCGAAGACGGCAGGAGCGTCGAAAACCTCTCGGTCACCGGGGTGGACTTCACTGGCTCAGAGGGACGCCTGCGTCTCCGCTCCCGGTCCATCTCGCTGAAGAAGCCCAAGCGGAAGCCGCCGCCGCCGGTACGGAGCGTGTCGCTCATGAAGAACCTGAGCGACGGCGACCGGCGTCGGGTGGCGTCGGAGGAGAGGCTGTACCGGGACGGGCGGCCCAAGAGTCTCCACATCCCTCGGGGGGAGCTCCTCCAGGACTTCCAGCCGGATTTCCTCCTCCCAGTCTCCGCTGGACCCAAACCCCAGCTGGAGGCGCCCCATCTGGGCCACGGTGGGCTGGAGCACCCCCCTACCCTGGAAGTCCAG GCCACGGACAGGGAATCGGAGCTCAGTTTCTCCGAGCACTGGCAGTTGGGGGAGTGGAAGTCCAACGACCCCTACAGGTCGTTGTCGGGGTCGAGCACGGCAACGGGCACCACGGTGATCGAGTGCatgaaggtgagg gggagttCGGAGTCGCTCCTCGACTCCCCTGCCACCTCTcgcgccacctccccctcccagctctccaTCGAGGCCGAGACCAAggcttcctcc cccttccgTCCCCCGGGGTTGCTGTCGCCATCCAGCGGCtactccagccaatcagagacgcCCACGCCTACCGTCCCCACCAGTCAGATGGCAGGAACCCCCACTGGCCTCGCCTCCACGCCGGGGTGTAAGATGCGTCCCAAAATCCCG GAGAGGAAGTCTTCGCTCCCGGCGACCTCGCCCAGGGACCCGGCAGCACGTTCCCGGCTGTCCTTCGAGATGCCGGGAAACGCCCACCTGGAGCTGTCGTCCCTGAAGCCCAAACAGAAAGCCGGCCGGCGGCACTCCGACACGTCCACCGCCTCCAAGCCCGGCAAGgtcgccccc cccaccgccgccTCGTCCTCGGCGCTGCCCGTGGTTTCCCAGATCGAGCTCCGGAACATCCGCCTGCGTTCCGTCTCGCGCTCCGACCTGGAGGACTTCCCGGATGGCGCCTCGGACACCAtcgaggaggagcagggtcgCGACCTCAGCCCGCCTCCCGTCGCTCCCAAGACCAAGCCCCCCGTGGCCGTCAAG CCCCCTCTGCCCAAACGGCCGGTCAACCTCCTGTTcaaggcccccctcccccatcctcctcccccgtcacccccgactcccccccctgcctcccccgtaGACCGC CCCACACCAGTGGGGAACATCTATAAGGTCATGAGGAGGCCCAAGCCCAAACGACCCCCCCGCTCAGACTCCCCCGAGCCCATCCGAACTcacccccccagtcctcctacgaatcccccttcctcacccacaCCCAGTCCCCTCTACGACCTCCCTCCTCTACCggacccccagcccctcctggaGGACCCCACCCTCGAGCCAGAGTTCGACCCAGACACGGAGCTTCGTCTTGGGCCTGAAGACGGGGGctcgctcccctccccctgcagccagGAAAGCCAGGAGCTCCAGGACAAGAGCAAGACTCTGCCGTCCAGGATGACCATCTCCTGTCTAGCCGaattggagaagaagaaagaccaAGGTAAGGACAACTTCCC AGATCCTCTCTCTTCCAGGTTCCTCCGCCGGTCCCCCAAGAAACCCAACGTCCTCCTGCTTCCCTGCTCCGGCCACGC TACGGCACCCCCCGACAGGCCCGCCTCTCAGACGGACAGCCCGGGAGACCTCCGCTCCCCAGGCGGCATGTTC CCCCCGGAGGAGCCGCCCGGGAAGGAGGAGAACCAGGaaggagcaggggtggaggaggaagagagctcCAAGGAGTCGTCCCTCCAGGACTCCTCTCTCACGGagctgggggagaaggagacggACGTCACCGGAACAG ATGACGCAGCACAGGACAGCCAATCAGCCGTGAGCGAGCGGATGGAACTGCACATCAGTGAAGAGACGGATGATCATgttaccgcacacacacccaccacacacaccactgaggACCTGTTCACCATCAtacacag gtcCAAGAGGAGGGTCCTGGGTCGTAAGGAGCCGACTGACTCCTTCGGCAGTCGCCAGAGCCTGGTCTCGCCCGTCAAGCACAGCGGGGGGCAGCGGCGGGGGGCAGTGGCGTCA TCCCCTCGCTCCAGCTCCCGGAACGACACGTTCATGGCGCTGCTGCAGAAGAAAGGGGGTCTCGGGCCAGCGGGGGCGGCGGGCCGCGTCTCTGCCGCGGAGCTGCTGAGAAGCACCAACCCGCTCGCCCGGCGCGTCACCGAGTTCAGCAACACGCCCCGCCGCGGGGGCGGGGGCCCGCCGGGACCAATCAGAGCGTGGACAAGGGAGGAGGCGAGGGGTCCAGGGAGTGACAGTCGCTCCCTGGACGACACGCAACGGGATCGGCTCCGTTGGTTGTTCTGGAAGGACCACTTTCTGACTGTTTCGACGTTACCACGGTAA